In the Synechococcus sp. Nb3U1 genome, one interval contains:
- a CDS encoding ABC transporter substrate-binding protein has protein sequence MKALKNSRLKLGRRPLLQMATGMGAVLAVMATPFSYANPSGGTIRIGMTASDIPITSGAPNSGFEGVRFTGMTLYDALVTWDLSVTDKPAPLVPHLATSWSVDPENPRVWIFNLRQGVKFHDGSDFNADAVVFNFEKIFDESAPHYDARQAAQVVARIPAFESIRKIDDYTVEITTKTPNSLLIYQLPFMFFSSPAHWEALGKDWAAFEADPSGTGPFMLDKLVPRERAELIPNPNYWDENRRAQAERIVLIPIPEGTTRSNALLSGQVDWIEAPPADTLPMLQNRGFTVTSNGYPHLWPWQFSFLEGSPWLDVRVRQAANLAIDREAIQALLGGNMVPARGILLPDDPAFGSPAFEVRYDPEAAKALLAEAGFGPDNPVKAKVLISASGSGQMQPLTMNELIQQQLAAVGIQVEYEVLIWETLFNNWRQGAADPASLGAHATNITFATHDPFAAMVRFVATSSKPPASLNWGHYSNPEVDALIEKLQTTFDAQENLAVYRQLHETLVEDAPFLFVGHDVGPRAMRKEVQGFAQAKSWFQDLTPVSLSN, from the coding sequence ATGAAAGCTTTGAAAAACTCTCGACTGAAGTTGGGTCGTCGTCCCTTGTTGCAAATGGCCACTGGGATGGGAGCTGTGTTGGCGGTGATGGCAACTCCCTTTTCCTATGCCAACCCCTCCGGTGGCACGATTCGCATTGGTATGACGGCCTCGGATATTCCCATCACTTCTGGTGCTCCCAACTCTGGGTTTGAAGGGGTGCGCTTTACAGGCATGACCCTCTACGATGCTTTGGTGACCTGGGATCTGTCGGTAACGGACAAGCCCGCGCCGTTGGTACCCCACTTGGCCACCTCTTGGTCGGTGGATCCGGAAAATCCCCGGGTTTGGATCTTTAATCTGCGGCAGGGGGTGAAGTTTCACGACGGCTCTGATTTCAATGCCGATGCAGTGGTGTTTAATTTCGAGAAGATTTTTGACGAATCTGCCCCCCATTACGATGCTCGTCAGGCGGCACAAGTGGTGGCTCGGATCCCAGCTTTCGAAAGCATTCGCAAAATCGACGATTACACCGTTGAAATCACCACCAAAACCCCCAACTCGCTACTGATCTACCAGTTGCCCTTCATGTTCTTCTCCAGCCCCGCCCACTGGGAAGCCCTGGGGAAAGATTGGGCTGCTTTTGAGGCGGATCCCTCGGGGACTGGCCCCTTTATGCTGGACAAATTGGTGCCTCGTGAACGGGCAGAATTGATCCCCAACCCCAACTACTGGGACGAAAATCGTCGTGCCCAGGCGGAACGCATTGTGTTGATCCCCATTCCGGAGGGCACCACCCGCTCCAATGCCTTGCTTTCGGGTCAGGTGGACTGGATCGAGGCTCCCCCCGCCGATACGCTGCCCATGTTGCAAAACCGGGGCTTTACGGTTACCAGCAATGGCTATCCGCATCTCTGGCCCTGGCAATTCAGCTTTTTAGAGGGATCCCCGTGGTTGGATGTGCGGGTGCGGCAGGCGGCCAACTTGGCGATCGACCGCGAAGCCATCCAGGCCCTGTTGGGAGGCAACATGGTGCCTGCCCGTGGCATTCTCCTGCCCGATGACCCTGCCTTTGGATCCCCGGCTTTTGAGGTGCGTTACGACCCAGAAGCCGCCAAAGCCCTGCTGGCCGAAGCGGGCTTTGGCCCTGACAACCCCGTGAAGGCCAAGGTGTTGATCTCTGCTTCGGGCTCTGGGCAGATGCAGCCCCTGACCATGAATGAGTTAATCCAGCAGCAGTTGGCGGCAGTCGGGATCCAGGTGGAGTACGAGGTGCTGATCTGGGAAACCCTGTTCAACAACTGGCGACAAGGGGCGGCGGATCCGGCCTCGTTGGGAGCCCATGCCACCAATATTACCTTTGCCACCCATGACCCCTTTGCGGCGATGGTGCGGTTTGTGGCCACCAGCAGCAAGCCTCCCGCTTCTTTGAACTGGGGCCACTACAGCAATCCAGAAGTGGATGCCCTAATCGAAAAGCTGCAAACCACTTTCGATGCGCAAGAGAACCTAGCAGTCTACCGACAACTGCACGAAACCTTGGTGGAGGATGCTCCTTTCCTGTTTGTCGGTCATGATGTTGGGCCACGGGCCATGCGCAAGGAGGTGCAGGGCTTTGCTCAGGCCAAGAGCTGGTTCCAGGATCTCACCCCCGTTTCTCTGAGTAACTAG
- the puuE gene encoding allantoinase PuuE, translated as MSEPYPRDLVGYGRTPPHPHWPHQARVAVQFVVNYEEGGENCILHGDPASEAFLSEIVGAVPLSGVRHMNMESLYEYGSRAGFWRLHRLFTQRGIPVTVFGVAMALARNPEAVAAMQEADWEIASHGYRWIDYQYVAIEVEREHIHRAIELHTQATGSRPLGFYQGRTSPNTRRLVVEAGGFLYDADSYADDLPYWVTESGQPHLVIPYTLDVNDMRFATAQGFNAGDQFYAHLRDTFDMLYQEGETAPKMMSVGLHCRLVGRPGRALALAKFLDYVQAHKQVWLCRRVDIAHHWRKITGQGSL; from the coding sequence ATGTCTGAGCCTTATCCGCGCGATCTGGTTGGCTATGGCCGTACTCCGCCTCACCCCCATTGGCCCCATCAGGCGCGGGTCGCTGTGCAATTTGTGGTCAACTACGAAGAGGGCGGTGAGAACTGTATTCTGCACGGGGATCCGGCTTCTGAGGCGTTTTTATCGGAGATTGTCGGGGCGGTGCCGTTGTCGGGGGTGCGCCACATGAATATGGAATCGCTGTATGAGTACGGTAGTCGGGCCGGGTTTTGGCGGCTGCATCGGTTGTTTACTCAGCGTGGGATCCCGGTAACGGTGTTTGGGGTGGCCATGGCGTTGGCGCGTAACCCCGAAGCAGTGGCCGCTATGCAAGAGGCTGATTGGGAAATAGCCAGCCATGGTTATCGGTGGATTGACTATCAATATGTAGCCATTGAGGTGGAGCGAGAACACATTCACAGGGCAATTGAACTACACACTCAAGCCACAGGCTCCCGGCCGTTGGGGTTTTATCAGGGGCGTACTAGCCCCAACACCCGCCGCCTTGTGGTGGAAGCGGGAGGATTTCTCTACGATGCCGACAGCTATGCCGATGATTTGCCTTATTGGGTCACCGAATCCGGACAACCCCATTTGGTGATCCCATACACTCTCGATGTCAACGATATGCGTTTTGCTACAGCACAAGGATTCAATGCTGGGGATCAGTTCTATGCCCATTTGCGGGATACGTTTGACATGCTCTACCAGGAGGGGGAAACTGCACCGAAAATGATGAGTGTGGGCTTGCACTGTCGGTTGGTGGGGCGTCCCGGTCGGGCTTTGGCCTTGGCTAAGTTTTTGGATTATGTCCAAGCCCATAAGCAGGTTTGGCTCTGTCGGCGAGTGGATATTGCCCACCACTGGCGGAAGATCACTGGGCAGGGATCCCTCTGA
- a CDS encoding Uma2 family endonuclease, with protein sequence MTALTLDLTPLMTLTREDFIRLCGANPELKLERTAQGELIIMAPTGGETGNLNFEISGELYVWNRQTGLGKSFDSSTGFSLPLGSDRSPDLAWIPIEKWEALNPNVRQGFLPLCPDFVLEILSPTDSWIQTQAKMQEYMDNGCRLGWLLDPKAKRAMIYCAGQAPKLLEDPQTLSGEEVLPGFILPIQKIWSS encoded by the coding sequence ATGACAGCCTTAACGCTTGATTTAACCCCATTGATGACCCTGACGCGGGAGGATTTCATCCGGCTCTGTGGAGCCAATCCTGAGCTGAAGCTAGAACGCACTGCCCAAGGAGAGTTGATCATCATGGCCCCAACTGGAGGTGAAACTGGCAACCTAAATTTTGAAATCAGCGGGGAACTCTATGTTTGGAACCGGCAGACTGGCCTTGGCAAGAGTTTTGATTCATCCACAGGGTTTTCCCTACCTCTTGGCAGCGACCGCTCTCCCGATTTGGCCTGGATCCCGATTGAAAAGTGGGAGGCTTTGAACCCAAATGTGCGGCAGGGATTTTTACCCCTATGTCCCGATTTTGTTTTGGAAATTTTGTCACCGACGGATTCTTGGATCCAAACTCAGGCCAAGATGCAGGAGTATATGGACAATGGCTGTCGGTTGGGGTGGTTGTTGGATCCGAAGGCGAAGCGAGCCATGATCTACTGTGCTGGCCAAGCGCCAAAGCTGCTCGAGGATCCGCAGACGCTCTCGGGAGAGGAGGTATTGCCCGGATTCATCTTGCCGATTCAAAAAATCTGGTCATCTTGA
- a CDS encoding alternative oxidase, whose product MIRLLVAILAFVINVLYRNRPYPRFYVLETVARVPYFSYLSVLHLYETLGWWRKADWLKVHFAESWNELHHLLIMEELGGNNVWFDRFLSRHAALVYYWIITLIYLVHPRAAYHFMELVEQHAYKSYDAFLNSHEAELKAQPATDVAIRYYQDGDLYMFDEFQTAQVPAERRPQMNTLYDVFVAIRDDEMEHVKTMQACQKPEARETFKSPHTVAQTS is encoded by the coding sequence ATGATTCGTTTGCTAGTGGCCATCCTTGCCTTCGTGATTAACGTTCTCTATCGTAATCGTCCCTATCCCAGGTTTTATGTGCTAGAGACGGTAGCTCGGGTTCCTTATTTTTCCTATCTTTCGGTCTTACACCTCTACGAAACTTTGGGCTGGTGGCGCAAAGCAGACTGGCTCAAGGTACATTTTGCCGAGTCTTGGAATGAACTGCATCACCTGTTGATCATGGAAGAGTTGGGAGGTAACAACGTTTGGTTCGACCGGTTTCTCTCCCGTCATGCGGCCTTGGTCTATTACTGGATCATCACCCTCATTTACTTAGTTCATCCTCGCGCTGCCTATCACTTTATGGAATTGGTGGAACAACACGCCTACAAGAGCTACGATGCTTTTCTCAATAGCCACGAAGCTGAGCTAAAAGCCCAACCGGCAACCGACGTGGCCATTCGCTATTACCAGGATGGCGATCTGTATATGTTCGACGAGTTTCAAACAGCTCAGGTACCGGCAGAGCGTCGCCCCCAGATGAATACTCTGTATGATGTTTTTGTGGCCATCCGGGATGATGAAATGGAGCATGTAAAAACCATGCAAGCCTGCCAAAAACCCGAAGCCAGAGAAACTTTCAAAAGCCCCCACACCGTTGCTCAGACCAGTTGA
- a CDS encoding Zn-dependent hydrolase, protein MMPTLTSLAVLEMEQAEQLFASLRHHTTDVPGITRDTYGAGENVAHDLMAATARDLGLEVTADAAGNLYMTLPGRDPSAPQIIMGSHLDSVPHGGNYDGAAGVVAGLMVLARLKRLGRIPQRSVTVMGCRAEELCWFPAPYIGSRAAFGLLPPALLDGLKRADTGLSLAEHMATSGFQPERLRQGEVYLRPEHIHCYLELHIEQGPALVDAGIPVGIVTGIRGSLRYRHCRIQGRYAHAGAVPRHLRQDAVLAGVEFVQALEQHWLQREADGIDFVATVGEFSTNPEHHTLTKVPGEVQFTMDIRSEDHPALLATDVYLREIAADIGQRRGGTIDLGECTHALPGLMDVNLRQRLKTLAQQQGIPTLAMASGAGHDCAVFANQGIPTAMVFVRNENGSHNADEAMDIADFALGWQLLAALVDELSE, encoded by the coding sequence ATGATGCCCACCCTAACGTCCCTTGCTGTTCTGGAAATGGAGCAGGCAGAGCAGTTGTTTGCTAGCCTTCGCCACCACACTACAGATGTTCCCGGCATTACCCGCGATACCTATGGCGCGGGGGAAAACGTGGCCCATGATCTGATGGCTGCAACCGCCCGCGACTTGGGCCTCGAGGTGACAGCCGATGCGGCTGGAAACCTCTACATGACCTTGCCTGGACGGGATCCCTCAGCCCCCCAGATTATAATGGGATCCCATTTGGACTCGGTACCCCATGGAGGCAATTACGATGGGGCTGCCGGTGTGGTGGCGGGTTTGATGGTGTTAGCGCGCCTAAAACGGTTGGGTCGGATCCCACAGCGCAGTGTCACGGTGATGGGGTGTCGGGCGGAAGAATTGTGCTGGTTCCCGGCTCCTTACATCGGCAGTCGAGCTGCTTTTGGCTTGCTTCCTCCAGCTTTGCTAGATGGCTTGAAGCGTGCGGATACGGGCCTGAGCTTGGCCGAACACATGGCGACGTCCGGTTTTCAGCCGGAGCGCCTGCGGCAGGGGGAAGTCTATCTGCGTCCTGAGCACATCCACTGCTATCTGGAATTGCACATCGAGCAAGGGCCAGCACTGGTGGATGCCGGGATCCCGGTGGGGATCGTGACCGGGATCCGAGGCAGCTTGCGCTACCGTCACTGTCGGATTCAGGGCCGCTACGCCCACGCGGGGGCAGTGCCTCGTCATCTGCGTCAGGATGCGGTGTTGGCGGGGGTAGAGTTTGTCCAGGCACTAGAGCAACACTGGCTACAGCGGGAAGCAGATGGGATCGATTTTGTGGCCACGGTGGGAGAATTTAGCACCAATCCAGAGCACCATACTCTGACAAAAGTACCCGGTGAAGTCCAGTTCACGATGGATATTCGCAGCGAAGATCACCCAGCTTTGTTGGCAACAGACGTTTACTTGAGAGAGATTGCCGCCGACATTGGCCAGCGCCGGGGGGGCACGATCGACTTGGGGGAATGTACCCATGCTCTGCCAGGATTGATGGATGTCAACCTGCGCCAGAGATTGAAAACCTTGGCCCAACAGCAAGGGATCCCGACCTTGGCCATGGCCAGTGGGGCGGGACATGATTGTGCCGTGTTTGCCAACCAAGGGATCCCGACGGCAATGGTGTTTGTGCGCAATGAAAATGGCAGTCACAATGCCGATGAGGCGATGGATATAGCGGATTTTGCCTTGGGTTGGCAGCTATTGGCCGCTCTGGTGGATGAGCTGAGCGAGTGA
- a CDS encoding GntR family transcriptional regulator: MSAALRSLPRKESLYEQTYQALREAVLSGRLAPGERLVETVLAEQLQVSRTPIREALRQLQREELLILGPSGGLHVPIFSEQDAAQLYDCRLALEHLSVMGSCQQASSSQLKKMQELVQQAEQLTSIPLAEQDPQALLDVDYRFHHLLAESSGNRWLVSLLDQVFDKMVLLRLQTTYHNPGVLEVRVEHRRIYEAIAQRDPILATQSMSEHLVASKARVIREVQHMRGTRV, translated from the coding sequence TTGAGTGCTGCCTTGCGTTCTCTGCCCCGCAAAGAGTCTCTCTACGAGCAAACCTATCAAGCATTACGGGAAGCAGTTCTTTCCGGTCGTTTAGCGCCAGGAGAACGGCTGGTGGAGACCGTTTTGGCGGAGCAACTGCAGGTGAGCCGCACCCCGATTCGGGAAGCCCTACGCCAACTGCAACGGGAGGAGCTGCTCATCCTCGGCCCCAGTGGGGGCTTGCATGTGCCCATCTTTTCCGAGCAAGATGCTGCTCAGCTATACGACTGCCGTTTGGCCCTAGAGCACCTTTCGGTGATGGGATCCTGCCAACAGGCCAGTTCCAGCCAACTGAAAAAAATGCAGGAGCTGGTGCAGCAGGCGGAGCAGCTTACGAGCATCCCCCTAGCAGAGCAGGATCCGCAGGCGCTCTTGGATGTGGACTACCGCTTTCATCACCTATTGGCGGAGAGTTCCGGCAACCGCTGGTTGGTCTCTCTGCTGGATCAGGTGTTCGACAAGATGGTGCTCCTACGTCTACAAACCACCTACCACAATCCGGGCGTGCTGGAGGTGCGGGTGGAGCATCGGCGCATCTATGAGGCGATTGCGCAACGGGATCCGATTCTGGCCACCCAGTCCATGAGCGAACATCTCGTCGCCAGCAAAGCCAGGGTGATTCGGGAAGTTCAGCATATGCGGGGCACACGGGTCTAA
- a CDS encoding allophanate hydrolase-related protein, with product MQRIFICGSALTGQPDHANVESARFVGPVRTQPRYRMHAVESGWHPGVYEVESGGVALAGELYEMTSEQYEALLASEPPHLYPGQVHLEDGSLAIAMIYPKSLVEKHQWPDISHFGGWAAYKAGQLSLASA from the coding sequence ATGCAGCGCATCTTTATCTGTGGCTCTGCCCTCACCGGCCAGCCGGATCATGCCAATGTGGAAAGTGCCCGTTTCGTCGGCCCAGTGCGTACCCAACCCCGCTACCGTATGCATGCGGTGGAATCCGGTTGGCATCCTGGCGTATATGAGGTGGAATCAGGGGGTGTAGCTCTGGCGGGAGAACTCTACGAAATGACCTCCGAGCAGTACGAAGCGCTGTTGGCCTCTGAACCTCCCCATCTTTATCCGGGCCAAGTTCACTTAGAAGACGGTAGCTTGGCTATCGCCATGATTTACCCCAAATCTTTGGTGGAAAAGCACCAGTGGCCGGATATTTCTCACTTCGGCGGTTGGGCAGCCTACAAAGCTGGTCAACTGTCTCTGGCCTCGGCTTAG
- a CDS encoding GNAT family N-acetyltransferase, which yields MRHVAKLGSIAVHPAEQGKGAGSARMRAALELADQWLNGRRLELMVYSDNSAAIALYEKFGFVSEGRLQGLAFRQGEYVDVSMMARLRQE from the coding sequence ATGCGGCATGTGGCCAAATTGGGATCCATTGCGGTTCATCCTGCTGAACAAGGTAAAGGGGCCGGTTCTGCCCGGATGCGAGCAGCTCTAGAATTGGCAGATCAGTGGTTGAATGGACGCCGTTTGGAATTGATGGTTTATTCCGATAATTCGGCAGCCATTGCCCTTTACGAGAAGTTTGGCTTTGTGAGCGAAGGACGTTTGCAAGGCTTGGCTTTTCGGCAAGGGGAGTATGTGGATGTGTCGATGATGGCCCGTCTGCGCCAAGAGTAG
- a CDS encoding isopenicillin N synthase family dioxygenase, with protein MSSATVQNQVVTVTEKIPMVDMHPFIHGDLSQQEQVAQQIYQACHKIGFLYLTKFGIEQSEIDRFFEQARWFFALPLDVKNSLSWKDHGSNRGYSPLESERLDPSLPGDLKEGFNVGKEGPIVHPATAYDHPNLWPPEAELFRERVLSFFEAASTAAQHILRAFALALQLPIDYFARRHDRQHFILRLLHYPPLPEHLQTGQTRAAAHTDYGSITLLFQDSVGGLEVCNQQGEWIPAPWIPGAILVNTGDLMQRWTNHEFCSTPHRVVLPTGPQAQYSRYSTAFVVYPNFDAEITCVGRHHRDPLYPPILTQDYVLGRLQATY; from the coding sequence ATGAGTTCCGCCACTGTGCAAAATCAAGTTGTTACCGTTACCGAAAAGATCCCGATGGTGGATATGCATCCTTTTATTCACGGGGATCTCAGCCAACAGGAACAAGTGGCCCAACAGATTTATCAAGCCTGTCATAAAATTGGTTTTTTGTATCTCACCAAATTTGGTATTGAACAAAGTGAAATCGATAGATTCTTTGAACAGGCGCGCTGGTTTTTTGCTCTACCCCTAGACGTAAAAAATAGCCTTTCCTGGAAAGATCATGGCAGCAATCGAGGTTACTCTCCTTTGGAAAGTGAGCGGTTGGATCCGAGCTTGCCCGGCGATCTTAAAGAGGGCTTCAATGTTGGCAAAGAAGGCCCGATTGTACACCCTGCTACCGCCTACGACCACCCTAACCTCTGGCCCCCAGAAGCGGAGCTCTTCCGGGAGAGGGTATTATCTTTCTTTGAAGCTGCCAGTACAGCAGCCCAGCATATTTTGCGGGCTTTTGCCTTAGCTTTGCAGTTGCCGATAGATTACTTTGCCCGTCGTCATGATCGACAGCATTTTATTCTGCGCCTGTTGCACTACCCACCCTTGCCAGAACACCTACAAACGGGGCAAACCCGTGCCGCAGCCCACACTGATTACGGCAGTATTACCCTGCTGTTTCAAGACTCGGTTGGTGGTTTAGAAGTCTGCAACCAACAGGGAGAATGGATCCCGGCTCCTTGGATCCCAGGGGCAATTTTGGTGAATACCGGCGATTTGATGCAGCGCTGGACCAACCATGAATTTTGTTCTACCCCCCACCGTGTTGTCCTGCCGACGGGGCCACAAGCTCAGTATTCCCGCTACTCCACAGCCTTTGTGGTCTACCCCAATTTTGATGCCGAAATTACCTGTGTCGGTCGTCATCACCGGGATCCCCTTTATCCGCCGATTCTCACCCAAGACTATGTGCTGGGCCGCCTGCAAGCGACTTATTAA
- a CDS encoding aromatic ring-hydroxylating oxygenase subunit alpha produces the protein MLVTQQPQLQHFWYPICRIGELEAGPLRFVLLGSPLVLWSDGLGGVFALADRCCHRTARLSQGRVIEGSLRCPYHGWRFDGRGRCVRVPQIGGGIPESYRVPAYAAQVAYGYVWVALEEPLIGIPTIAEAFDPAFRLMHQLCEPWRCSGLRLMENSFDMAHLAFVHSSSFGDAEQPIPPRLETEVFEYGLQVRTWVPVVNPPEQQQNLQMADPKTIQNNDMVWYIPFGRKLTLTYCNGVVRIICTFATPIDDATSQVIQFCLSNDTEAEVPEADITAWERAIAAEDRGILETTDYDTPLDLAQEQHMASDKPGILMRRQLAQLFSGS, from the coding sequence ATGCTGGTCACTCAACAGCCTCAACTGCAGCACTTTTGGTATCCCATCTGTCGGATTGGGGAGCTGGAGGCAGGGCCATTGCGCTTTGTTTTGCTGGGATCCCCGCTGGTGCTCTGGTCGGATGGCTTGGGGGGTGTGTTTGCCCTGGCGGATCGCTGCTGTCATCGCACGGCTCGTTTGTCCCAGGGACGGGTTATCGAGGGATCCCTTCGGTGCCCCTATCACGGTTGGCGATTTGATGGTAGGGGCCGTTGTGTGAGGGTACCCCAGATCGGAGGAGGGATCCCGGAATCCTATCGGGTACCTGCCTATGCTGCTCAGGTAGCTTATGGCTACGTGTGGGTAGCCTTAGAGGAGCCTCTGATCGGGATCCCAACCATTGCCGAAGCCTTTGATCCAGCGTTTCGTCTGATGCACCAACTGTGTGAGCCGTGGCGCTGTAGCGGCTTGCGCCTGATGGAAAACTCCTTTGATATGGCCCACTTGGCCTTTGTGCACAGCAGCAGCTTTGGGGATGCCGAGCAACCCATTCCTCCCCGTCTGGAAACGGAAGTATTCGAGTATGGCTTGCAGGTGCGTACTTGGGTGCCCGTCGTCAACCCGCCCGAGCAGCAGCAAAATTTGCAAATGGCCGACCCTAAGACGATCCAAAACAACGACATGGTGTGGTATATACCCTTTGGTCGTAAGCTCACCCTCACCTATTGCAATGGCGTTGTCCGTATCATCTGCACCTTTGCCACTCCCATCGACGATGCCACCTCACAGGTGATCCAGTTCTGCCTCAGCAACGACACAGAAGCAGAGGTGCCAGAAGCCGATATCACCGCCTGGGAACGGGCCATCGCTGCCGAGGATCGCGGCATTTTAGAAACCACCGACTACGACACACCGCTGGATTTGGCCCAAGAGCAACACATGGCCTCCGATAAACCCGGGATCCTGATGCGTCGACAACTGGCTCAATTGTTTTCTGGCTCCTAA